In Phoenix dactylifera cultivar Barhee BC4 chromosome 11, palm_55x_up_171113_PBpolish2nd_filt_p, whole genome shotgun sequence, the following are encoded in one genomic region:
- the LOC103706785 gene encoding homeobox-leucine zipper protein ROC8-like has translation MDSGDDPDASDGQRKKKRYHRHTPRQIQQLEAVFKECPHPDEKQRMQLSRDLGLEPRQIKFWFQNRRTQMKAQHERADNCSLRAENDKIRCENIAMREALRNIICPSCGGPPVTEDSYFDEQKLRLENARLKEELDRVSSVASKYLGRPITQLPPVQPVPTSSLDLSVGGFGSPALGPSLDLDLLAGSSSAVPFPFPTAVSDIEKPIMANLATNAMEELIRLVQTDEPLWMKPGRDRREVLNLETYGRIFPKLGHQFKSPDIRIEASRDSGLVFMNAVALVDLFMDSSKWVEFFPTIVTKARTLEVLATGMAGTRSGSLLLMYEEMQVLSPVVPTRELCFLRYCQQIEQGSWAIADVSVELSRENQFAPSSRSWRLPSGCLIQEMPNGYSKVTWVEHMEVEEKTPVHRLYRDLVDSGEAFGAQRWLATLQRMCERFACLMAAGASTRDLGGVIPSHEGRRSMMKLSQRMINNFCASLSASNGNRWTTLSGLNDVGVRVTVHKSTNLGQPNGVVLSAATSIWLPMSSERVFSFFKDEHTRAQWDVLSSGNSVQEVARIINGSHPGNCISLLRALNASQNSMLILQESCTDASGSLVVSAPIDLPAINIVMSGEDPSYIPLLPSGFTILADGRPGGGGGATTSSNPMGGSSGSLITVAFQILVSSLPSAKLNVESVTTVNNLISTTVQQIKAALNCPSG, from the exons GGTGTTCAAGGAATGCCCACATCCAGACGAGAAGCAGAGAATGCAGCTGAGCAGAGATTTGGGGCTGGAGCCACGGCAGATCAAGTTCTGGTTCCAGAACAGAAGGACCCAGATGAAG GCCCAGCACGAGAGGGCCGACAACTGCTCCCTCCGCGCGGAGAACGACAAGATCCGGTGCGAGAACATCGCCATGAGGGAGGCGCTCAGGAACATCATCTGCCCCTCCTGCGGCGGCCCGCCGGTCACTGAGGACTCCTACTTCGACGAGCAGAAGCTTCGGCTGGAGAACGCTCGGCTGAAAGAAGAG CTCGATCGGGTTTCGAGCGTTGCATCCAAGTACCTAGGCAGGCCTATCACACAACTTCCCCCAGTTCAGCCAGTGCCCACGTCTTCATTAGATTTATCAGTTGGAGGTTTCGGTAGTCCGGCGCTTGGCCCTTCCCTTGATCTTGATCTCCTAGCTGGGAGCTCTTCTGCAGTGCCTTTTCCATTCCCGACCGCAGTGTCCGATATTGAGAAGCCTATTATGGCAAACTTGGCTACCAATGCGATGGAAGAGCTGATCAGGCTAGTGCAGACTGATGAACCCCTGTGGATGAAACCTGGACGTGATAGAAGGGAGGTCCTTAATCTCGAAACATACGGTAGGATCTTTCCCAAGCTCGGGCACCAGTTCAAGAGTCCTGATATCCGCATCGAGGCCTCGAGGGATTCAGGACTGGTGTTCATGAATGCTGTGGCGTTGGTTGATTTGTTTATGGATTCA AGCAAGTGGGTGGAGTTCTTTCCTACGATTGTCACCAAGGCAAGAACCTTAGAAGTCCTCGCAACAGGAATGGCAGGAACTAGGAGTGGATCTTTACTTCTG ATGTATGAAGAGATGCAGGTTCTTTCACCCGTTGTGCCCACACGTGAGCTCTGCTTCCTGCGCTACTGTCAGCAAATCGAGCAGGGCTCATGGGCTATAGCTGATGTTTCAGTAGAGTTATCCAGAGAGAATCAGTTTGCGCCTTCGTCCCGTTCATGGAGGCTTCCTTCTGGCTGCTTAATTCAGGAAATGCCCAATGGCTACTCCAAG GTGACCTGGGTGGAGCACATGGAAGTTGAAGAGAAGACTCCCGTTCACCGCCTCTACAGGGATCTTGTGGATAGCGGGGAGGCATTCGGAGCGCAGCGATGGCTCGCCACTCTACAGAGAATGTGTGAAAGATTTGCATGTCTAATGGCCGCCGGTGCTTCCACGAGGGACCTAGGAGGAG TGATTCCCTCGCATGAGGGCAGGCGGAGCATGATGAAGCTCTCCCAGAGGATGATCAACAATTTCTGCGCTAGTTTAAGTGCATCCAATGGAAACCGTTGGACGACGCTCTCAGGACTAAATGATGTAGGAGTTCGAGTCACAGTTCACAAGAGCACCAATCTTGGCCAGCCTAATGGAGTCGTCCTCAGCGCGGCAACCTCTATATGGTTACCAATGTCATCCGAGAGGGTCTTCAGTTTCTTCAAAGATGAACATACCCGAGCTCAG TGGGATGTTCTTTCCAGTGGGAATTCAGTGCAAGAGGTTGCTCGCATCATTAACGGTTCGCATCCAGGGAACTGCATTTCTCTCCTTCGT GCTCTCAATGCCAGCCAGAACAGCATGCTGATACTCCAGGAGAGCTGCACTGATGCCTCGGGCTCGCTTGTGGTCTCCGCCCCGATCGACCTTCCGGCCATCAACATTGTAATGAGTGGTGAGGATCCATCCTACATTCCCCTCTTGCCATCAGGGTTCACCATATTAGCCGACGGCCGTCccgggggaggtggaggggctACGACGAGCTCGAACCCAATGGGAGGCTCCTCGGGGTCTCTGATCACAGTGGCATTTCAGATCCTTGTAAGCAGCCTTCCTTCTGCGAAGCTCAACGTAGAGTCGGTGACAACAGTCAATAATCTCATTAGCACCACTGTGCAGCAAATAAAGGCTGCCTTGAATTGCCCCAGTGGCTGA